The genomic interval TCCAAATCACACCTTTGCGAAGATACACAGCCAAAGCTTGGGTGAAAATTTGCTCGTGGAATAACATCTAGATTAGGGAAAAATGACAATATCAATGTCAGTAACGGGTGAAGGGATGTTAAAAAAACCGACAAAGTTCCCTTATTGACTATTTATTTTTTAATCGTATTTTTTATATTCAAGGATAAAAAAAGCCAGTGTAATACACTGGCTTTTCTATTGGTTGAATATCAGACTTCGCCGTGACAAGTAATACCAATCTGATTCGGTATGTGGCCAATGATAGCGCGAAATAAACGCTTAAGAACAAAGCAAGAAAAGAATCTAACTCATTATTCTACAGTTAATTTTCTTAACGATGTTATCAAGCTTTTTAGCCATCTTGGGTAACCACCTATTGAGTTAGATTGGTAGAAACTATATTAGCGCTAAGCTAGGAATCGATAACTTGCGTCAAGTGCTTATTATCATGCCAACTCAGATGACCAAAGCTGACCCATTGCGCCGCTGCATACAAGGGATACAACCCCAAGGTCGCTAAACTCAACAGCATTTTATCGCATTCCCGGTATAGATACTGTTTACTACTTAAGTCTCGACCCTCTCGGTCACATACTTTTAAGCGCAAAAAATACTTGCTCAGTGATTGCCCTAAAAAGTGATAACACACGGTTTGATAACCGAGATAAACTGCGAGATACAATAAAAGCATCAGTAAATACATCGCCAATAATACCGGCAAAGAATAATACTTATCCGGTGAGAGCCAAAAGCCCTCACCTTGTTGTAAATGATGGAGCATCAACAGCACCGCTTCCATGATCACTTGAGTGAACATTTTTGCGATCAGTACATCAATCACAAAAGCCCCGCAGCGTCGATACTTTAACCCCATACTCACTAGCGGCCTAAACGCTCATTAATTTCAGCTTTATAGCCAGCAGCTTGAGCGCCATAAATGACCTGAATGCCCGTTTCACCGACTTTTACTAAGCCCTTTGCACCAAGCTGAGACGTCCAATACGCATTATCTTTAACTTGTGAGCCATCTTTTACGGTAATTCTCAATCGAGTAATACAAGCATCGACATCCACCAAGTTATCTGCGCCCCCTAGCGCTGCAATCATCTCATCAATCTGACTGCCAGAAGATTGAGCGACATTACCCGATTTGGCAGCCTGATAATCTTGCTTAGACACAACGGCAACCGCACTGCCCTTACGCCCTGGCGTTAGGACATCAAATTTAACGATGTACCAACGGAAGAGGAAGTAATACAGTACCGCATAAGCAAGGCCAACCACCACAATGTAATACCAATGGTTAGCTGTACCGGTAAGGCCGGGTAATAAACCAAATAGTGTGAAGTCGATAAAGCCACCACTAAATGTCATACCCACTTTGACATTGAGCATATCCATTAACATAAAGGAAATACCGGCCAATGGTACGTGGATAAAATAGTACAAGGCAGGTGCCAAGAACAAGAAAGTAAATTCAATTGGCTCAGTAATACCGGTCAAAAACGCGGTTAAGGCAACAGAAAATAGCAAACCGCCGGCGGCGCTTTTGTTCTCTTTGTCTGCCAAGCTGTACATCGCATAAGCAGCCGCTGGTAAACCAAACATCATGAATGGGAATTTACCGGTCATGAAGTTAGTTGAAGTAAATTGTGAAAAATCCCCAGTGGCAAGCGAGGCAAAGAAAATGTTTTGTGTCCCTTTGATCAATTGACCAGCGACTTCTGCCGTCCCACCAATCTCGGTTTGCCACAATGGCAAATAGAAGACGTGGTGTAAGCCGACAGGGATCAGTGAACGCTCAATAACACCAAACAAAAATGAGGCAATATAGCCATGGCCACTGGCCGTCATTTCACCAAGAGCTTGACCTATCGCACCAAAACCGGCACCGATAAAAGGCCAAATAAACGTTAAAACAATACCGTAGAAAAGTGCGGCAAATGCACTCACAATAGGAACAAAGCGCGCCCCACCGAAGAAACCAAGATAATCTGGCAATTTTACTTGTGAGTACTTGTTGTGCAAGATAACCGAGAAAGCACCAGCAATAATACCGCCAAACACCCCCATACTTAAGGTGTTTTCAATGCCAAGTGTGTTGGTTAATACACCTGGGTAACTTTCACCAAGCAACACAACGGTATTGCTTGCCGTGTCAATCATACCGCCAACCACTAAGGTTTTTGCAATCGCTACGTTCATAACGAGATAGGAAATCAATGCCGCTAGCGCCGCTGCCCCCTTTTCTGTACGGGCAAAACCAATCGCGACCGCCAAGGCGAACATAACAGGTAGGTTGGCAAAAACAATCCCACCAGCGGCTGTCATGACTTGTAGGAAGCTGTTCAATGCTGAACCGGTTTCTAAAATGCCGATGTTGTAGGCTTCGATCATGGCTGGGTTGGTAAAGCTACCTCCGATACCAAGCATAATACCAGCAGCAGGCAGTAAGGCAATCGGTAGCATAAGCGCTTGCGACAGCTTACTAAAAAAGCTTTTCATAATTTGTGCTCCTAAGCAAAATAAAGATGAAATCAAGTTAATGTCACCACCCCCGTTGTGACATTGAACATGAACAAAAAATAAACACTACAAGTTTATTTTTCGGCTCTAAATATATATTGATGACCATCAAGGATGCTACAGAGAGAAAAAGGAATGTTCAAAAACAAGTATTAGATCACAATTGAACAAATAACAAACAACACAAAATGTATTTTAAGTATCTGTTTTTATTAAATTTAAATAAAAACCTACGTTAATCTGTAATAAAGATACAGTCTGTAGAAATAAAACAACACGGTGATTTATTGAACATTTTCAAAATAGTCTTGTGACATTAATCACAAAAGCTTTATCGTATATGTATAAGCAGGTAAAATAAAAGGCGCTCATGATTCAAAGGCTAAGGTTAAACTTAAAGCTCCTAGCCTCTGATAAGAAAAAAATCCATCGATATAAAGGGAAGAAGCAGTAAAAACTCTATGTTGAAATAATGAGGTGAGGACTCCGTCATTCCTACTGCGCTCGCTTGACTTTTTAACCTAATTTAAACAGCCGCTCAAAGTTCTCACTCGTGGTTTTTGCCACCTCTGCTAAAGAACAACCTTTCAATTGAGCAATAAATGCTGCAACCTCAACGACATAGGCTGGTTGATTCTCTTTACCGCGATGAGGGACAGGCGCCAAATAAGGCGAGTCCGTTTCGATTAATAAGCGCTCCATTGGCAACGATTTGACCACTTGCTGCAATTCTTTGGCCGCTTTAAAGGTCACGATACCAGAAATGGAAATATAAAAGCCTAACGCCATGGCTTGCTCAGCAAAGTCGAGATCTTCGGTAAAGCAATGAATGATCCCTTTGCATCGCTCAACACCGCCATTTTTCAACATCGCTAGTGTGTCGGCACGAGCATCGCGAGTGTGAATGATCAACGGCTTGTTTAATTCGACGGCCACTTCGATTTGTTGCTCGAAGCGTTGTTGCTGTAATGCTTTCGTCTCAGGAGAGTAATGATAGTCTAGCCCTGTTTCGCCGATGGCAATGACTTTAGGGTGTTTCGCGTATTCTACAAACTGACCTAACTCAAAGTCGCTTTCAACGTCTAACGGGTGTACCCCGCAAGATGCGTGAACGTTTGGATCGTGTTCAATCATCGCCAACATTTTAGGAAAAGCCTCTAAACTCACACCGACACTGAGTAATTGCTCCACCTTGGCGGCGCGAGCTTTGGCAATCGCGTCCTTG from Vibrio sp. HB236076 carries:
- a CDS encoding RDD family protein yields the protein MGLKYRRCGAFVIDVLIAKMFTQVIMEAVLLMLHHLQQGEGFWLSPDKYYSLPVLLAMYLLMLLLYLAVYLGYQTVCYHFLGQSLSKYFLRLKVCDREGRDLSSKQYLYRECDKMLLSLATLGLYPLYAAAQWVSFGHLSWHDNKHLTQVIDS
- a CDS encoding PTS transporter subunit EIIC; amino-acid sequence: MKSFFSKLSQALMLPIALLPAAGIMLGIGGSFTNPAMIEAYNIGILETGSALNSFLQVMTAAGGIVFANLPVMFALAVAIGFARTEKGAAALAALISYLVMNVAIAKTLVVGGMIDTASNTVVLLGESYPGVLTNTLGIENTLSMGVFGGIIAGAFSVILHNKYSQVKLPDYLGFFGGARFVPIVSAFAALFYGIVLTFIWPFIGAGFGAIGQALGEMTASGHGYIASFLFGVIERSLIPVGLHHVFYLPLWQTEIGGTAEVAGQLIKGTQNIFFASLATGDFSQFTSTNFMTGKFPFMMFGLPAAAYAMYSLADKENKSAAGGLLFSVALTAFLTGITEPIEFTFLFLAPALYYFIHVPLAGISFMLMDMLNVKVGMTFSGGFIDFTLFGLLPGLTGTANHWYYIVVVGLAYAVLYYFLFRWYIVKFDVLTPGRKGSAVAVVSKQDYQAAKSGNVAQSSGSQIDEMIAALGGADNLVDVDACITRLRITVKDGSQVKDNAYWTSQLGAKGLVKVGETGIQVIYGAQAAGYKAEINERLGR
- a CDS encoding TatD family hydrolase is translated as MFIDSHCHLDKLSYGSQHIDVKDAIAKARAAKVEQLLSVGVSLEAFPKMLAMIEHDPNVHASCGVHPLDVESDFELGQFVEYAKHPKVIAIGETGLDYHYSPETKALQQQRFEQQIEVAVELNKPLIIHTRDARADTLAMLKNGGVERCKGIIHCFTEDLDFAEQAMALGFYISISGIVTFKAAKELQQVVKSLPMERLLIETDSPYLAPVPHRGKENQPAYVVEVAAFIAQLKGCSLAEVAKTTSENFERLFKLG